The following coding sequences are from one Syngnathus acus chromosome 12, fSynAcu1.2, whole genome shotgun sequence window:
- the LOC119131229 gene encoding uncharacterized protein LOC119131229 — MEMFPNGRLDGQDEHNLKELDVLPQSLMVEHSLNIPQVNDKLESNQSLSQSRRNSRSDCESAMEETLPQIIKKLHIEDVKQDEEQGSNNLVDHILKELKGINKIQEEISDLRQYLTSVRGSVDEVSCCVDAVLSEIGELYSGASAAPYSSPLSQSHRIRRGSLGRQNAVTSPLKRPTAPLSDCKKTSHGPSKQSIGGQITLQSNQQPIQDKELQSSNIQELFRLPQGQDYQRNHSLSSCDYSRSGFICIDPENDRWPSEHFSTCGEGGWSESEPSYGNIEEPHVWDDCCPETQSNTPGHSSGASSEHLSLLFGIHYNSPACSPSLDKCPNTEGRFSSISGSCSNIFLTDCDGGDLCDDYTSSGDTLELGSGQSLDQDWTDHSISKDDGGESVSQHSLEVSSSVGFDLRTFSKAVLNFRSSVKGAWKMFDGLNPDDLDDDILETSLPVITHTDVSNNHTPCVPTTEVSEVSDVQDPGKISDKPSCSVQSLEQESGHSLSIVTDRSDEEIIQIKEDYKTNSEMPDLYLNPNDCPVIQDESPLDALPSSDEVPFSCPPENMVEELGKPLDSDHKARIANFQRILREKKQIHQRLSQSTQGSQGSCGSQGSQGFRSQEMCIKETVQEENQVAPILLAPY, encoded by the exons ATGGAGATGTTCCCCAATGGACGCCTCGATGGACAAGATGAGCACAACCTGAAAGAGCTTGACGTTCTTCCGCAATCACTCATGGTGGAACACAGCTTGAATATACCGCAAGTAAACGACAAACTAGAGTCCAATCAGTCCCTTAGCCAATCACGGCGAAACAGCCGTTCTGATTGTGAGTCTGCTATGGAGGAAACGCTACCCCAGATAATTAAAAAGCTCCACATTGAAGATGTTAAACAAGACGAGGAGCAAGGTTCTAATAATCTAGTGGATCATATCCTGAAAGAGCTCAAAGGCATAAATAAGATCCAGGAGGAAATATCAGACCTCAGGCAGTACTTAACGTCCGTGCGAGGCTCAGTGGACGAAGTTTCGTGTTGCGTTGACGCGGTGCTAAGTGAAATTGGCGAGTTATACTCCGGAGCTTCAGCTGCACCTTACTCGAGTCCACTTTCTCAAAGTCACAGAATCAGGCGAGGAAGCTTAGGAAGACAGAACGCTGTTACGTCACCTCTCAAGAGACCGACTGCTCCGCTGTCTgattgcaaaaaaacatctcacgGTCCTTCCAAGCAATCGATTGGCGGTCAAATTACACTCCAATCAAACCAACAACCAATTCAGGACAAAGAATTACAAAGTTCAAATATACAGGAGCTTTTTCGTCTTCCTCAAGGTCAGGACTACCAACGTAACCACTCTTTGTCATCCTGTGACTACTCCAGGTCAggatttatttgtattgacCCAGAAAATGACAGGTGGCCTTCTGAACACTTCAGTACTTGTGGAGAGGGAGGTTGGAGCGAGAGTGAACCCTCCTATGGAAATATTGAAGAGCCACATGTTTGGGACGACTGTTGTCCAGAAACACAAAGCAACACACCAGGTCATTCTTCAGGCGCTAGTTCAGAACATCTCTCATTACTTTTTGGAATTCATTACAACTCTCCCGCATGTTCTCCTAGTTTGGACAAATGTCCAAATACAGAGGGGAGGTTCTCTTCCATTAGTGGGAGTTGCTCCAATATCTTCTTGACAGACTGTGATGGTGGGGACCTGTGTGATGACTACACATCATCTGGAGACACTCTTGAACTTGGATCAGGACAGAGTTTGGACCAGGATTGGACTGATCACAGCATCTCAAAAGATGATGGAGGAGAATCTGTGTCACAACATTCTTTAGAGGTTTCTTCCAGTGTAGGATTTGATCTTAGGACTTTTAGCAAAGCTGTGCTAAATTTCAGGTCTTCTGTGAAGGGGGcttggaaaatgtttgacGGCCTCAACCCTGATGATTTGGATGATGACATCTTGGAGACATCTCTGCCTGTCATTACACACACAGATGTGTCCAACAATCACACTCCATGTGTCCCCACAACGGAGGTCAGTGAAGTTTCAGACGTTCAAGATCCTGGAAAGATATCGGACAAACCGTCATGTTCCGTCCAATCATTGGAGCAAGAGTCTGGCCACTCTCTGTCAATCGTAACAGATAGAAGTGATGAAGAGATTATTCAAATCAAAGAAGACTATAAAACTAATTCGGAAATGCCCGACCTTTACCTTAACCCAAATGATTGCCCCGTCATCCAAGATGAGAGTCCGTTGGATGCTTTGCCCAGTTCAGATGAAGTACCCTTCAGTTGTCCTCCTGAAAACATGGTGGAGGAGCTTGGAAAACCTCTCGATTCCGATCACAAAGCACGTATAGCTAACTTTCAGCGCATTCTTCGGGAAAAGAAGCAGATTCATCAGCGGCTGTCCCAGTCTACTCAAGGATCTCAGGGGTCTTGTGGTTCTCAAGGTTCTCAAGGATTTCGATCTCAGGAGATGTGTATTAAAG AGACAGTGCAAGAAGAAAATCAGGTTGCTCCAATTCTGTTAGCTCCAtattaa
- the LOC119131227 gene encoding uncharacterized protein LOC119131227, whose protein sequence is MGCEDWESKYKRRGKPRLSDFLDDQQNTAQTLTSYLEPTISVLRNTQQIAHVPGIYPEGYDTIDRRRKKKIRDPGGFLNRETLKLSEEAFPPDFGTFYGKRGDQFILHASEMQEEVHRVTSGPQQYENGLLYKTRMWAQNELDATFENYVAYKKEQDARMQSLHDFDLMDSGDHHNFFRAEEDLDDSKTVIPRRRRDKTFSYDGGMDNPQGFQEKYRKSKISGWVPEAVLSPVEEPSDEYVDPMDELQCLVETVSEYLAEKEEEISKYGSLPKSSKSRLSSQGSSKTDSVGDEHNTLKEPKAESQSQTPSGISGVKNAMSSLFSNLTDRVGNKPSVVDTKPPNIPPPQSGITKLLSFIPKSNSSTPVAVVSPVETSENVFTLPSQPPCKAKNQNETDRQACDINEHKQDLGTKSQAPGNSVLEKLNPLKLFSSRDDHKEQPKSSHDDHATAYQEKLLTESKLSKTFAGSAKPHVETQSENTNFFSLRKSISSLITPFPSMPAQETSPVAVYPIFRSSEDPVFQKQSNEPLANPNLKPPSKSSENISTQEQPKPERGVLSGFLKFASSEDVRSPGNTKNPEQSRRESFSATEQKPTERGWFSSIFSSASPPPGSNQNNTNNPPCQSRDVSPGSHPEHASDLKTTQTHDRIQQQAPSQSFLSGLFRGSSPEDSSPQKQGGILDSSGNQHRQNMSYHSVQQESSVHRNLTHPDMQNPNQGAELRNQTARQNESKIPRQQTVPVKQPPSKQGGLLSGLFKFASADSINTQNPPSTQSHGIGQRTEQAQVRNIQKSEQNQPRDHSKENNQSGGSFGTDKSAAQKQPHQQSKLQNRQQSIHVEGSQQTKEPSNQSAVFSDLFNKLTKSSKDHDITSHSSLDQLSSQDGHKHAVQNTTLQTQAQFSPKSLQKTAQQSFTRLENKNVSTDSTAYQQHKISNQSSEELLPSSRLTTSAGKSVSQVRGPNSFIPRPSRHDFKRAPVAIDSDSLDLRTSATFARSHQSHATYSSFSTGNLPQLYSSRSYTNCSVKTIGPYICGSMPSLYEPTSQNIYNGQLSSYQISPSYDENQWIHGSTIWQQFQNESLNSQFQGEDSGYSHSYENLSLQALGYSSPKINHQLSSSTTWQGAICHNEPHLSTGNDGSYPQKFWTSHEELANLQHSSSEQGILNLTTKPNTGKWNLCHDGSTYSLNGITYHEGYYEETAPSLSYSPNWQHGIDNTIQQTQYNFTQLKDSNHSNVNQEIDDSMYLEDVEWYQQWLTLLEQGMWWPAEDGDCGYFVYTDHEYIYALLTDSAGEYVYACSPEDNSSGNPCDSFPSALLFNETVLVCGFKIPLYNEDELLWLPGQDVNESQLLNAPLDLSAAYRKGNQIMNLNLEQFAQMFENSFLLPDQQGVDFRSYTLNKVRMDPRQPNCMPEDVIDLSCHNNDYQGPRWNSQETRTFLAQKVAVSLNSTATVSNNQQILYNCYQPSQRRRSSTGVTVKHVDDVSEEDWKKRVAPGEPQPNRQVKKISSLISSVVGKSTTVESIKSSLSSCNQREPDNTTDKNSKNVFSSGLQSLKAKIIKEESTPESSAKKPQGRILPQIPVTPPAKQSHINSQKSRLPRQITTEISTIPSRSNESQIQDRLPQLATEKPVDIAAGKTSEQPGFMNFLKSAVGIEEPKQEPKKVSQTSVNQQINTGSIEASAGPNKESTGGSNIFGSISSLFNSEPSPPQQKDMPMPTTARPKSSIQRQQTLNQSGTTVPEKDLPSSKSETFQSKVSSLPGQTKQETKPKPSGSLFGFSIGEMLTAATQSEPTTQTTKSSAPPQESSFGKSLFSVLSGSTSAQSTPSTGPSQGNIPNTTPHHPQVESPGKGLLTMFGGSHSTPPPSQTETKDEVPQQGTCPPKDQQTPGIFSLFGSSNTQQSQSQTGSLLGGLISGSSSAENPVKGLFSIFSDPSPTPTQPPMTSSPHQKVVQPQAQQQREAPTPKQQPQATSVLGGILGGLSTSSEGPRKSLFSMFSTPNASKTPGPVGNTAAPTKEPCKTAPSISDISKLTQSTPKLSPSNSSSIKEPPQSSQGPSVSKTMVQEPMSEVSSENAGSNEKSNSREPQSITKDPVSSEPNFECVPKTSIANSTPEAVAPLEEKTATDLMSKAKGLDQTSSKTEFISDSPVKGLLSLFSGPSESQKVSSPTATASGSPRPNDAEAKSIFSVFGNSSPQPGSQSGGSLLGAMFGGSSPQTSQPGGSLLGGLFGGQSQQSNLQTPKNSGSVPQTAGPQAGESFIGGLFGGSANRTPGSQTGGSILAGIFGAPATSTTATQASGALSGLFGGAATQTSVPQNNSSALGGILGRSATVQKAEASIPAECPGASLLPASKDSVLSESSTPTAKPNLNDDQKTTTLSEPIQKTCDDHTAAPSLDVQESSTITVVPQSTEQNTDTLQKAASTGPVESPLQKPGDLDKTDKPTKEDHDSEYETCIPVQEPTEATIVSDQSTLQKTPPKNEGETTTPVVEMPQKTPTVDKTVGSSSTDTGTDTVTGLLSSLFKPIVSSDAGPQSQERSSLFGLGGSAPQATASQPGASLLGSIFGGSNTPTAPPNSGGSLLGNLTKGSAPQSNTAPSPGGSIFGMFGGQSNAKPNVPKTGGQLLGGLFGGTAAAAQSGGSFLGGMFGGLAAQTAGSQTGTPGGGAAPRSMGQPTKPSESMPTEQKPKTTTTSQPHDNLAPNTTVTNSNKMVDSNQESCTQENSSIMPKNIVASAEAACEDATSSTNKCEQVGQTDNTKKETSTVEENIIRTEEPSRHEEDKSIPKNNSNTAQPVANLQKDAEPPQSKPLFGFISTQSDAGKSLGSLFSPQTSSPASAETGSSLFSGLKTLSGGLFQEDKTVTPSLFRTKIGFPWQAEQAAAPVITSQPKNNSKPTSGETQNVSTSDPSKAESVGSTDEVAHPQVRISTPDLDSSTSLTSKDTKMLVETNPSAGPTADEPLDDSSKRILLNTKRLVKAL, encoded by the coding sequence ATGGGTTGCGAGGATTGGGAAAGCAAATATAAACGGCGAGGAAAGCCTCGGCTGAGTGACTTTTTAGATGATCAGCAAAATACTGCTCAAACGCTAACGTCTTATCTTGAACCAACAATCTCAGTCCTTCGAAATACTCAACAAATTGCTCATGTGCCTGGAATCTATCCCGAGGGCTATGACACGATAGATCgccggaggaaaaaaaaaatccgggACCCGGGAGGGTTTCTCAACAGAGAGACGCTCAAATTGAGCGAAGAGGCTTTCCCGCCAGATTTTGGGACATTCTACGGGAAACGAGGGGATCAATTTATTCTGCATGCATCCGAGATGCAAGAAGAGGTGCACCGTGTAACATCTGGCCCGCAGCAATACGAAAACGGCCTTCTGTATAAGACAAGAATGTGGGCGCAAAACGAACTGGATGCCACCTTTGAGAATTACGTGGCTTACAAAAAGGAGCAAGATGCAAGGATGCAATCACTCcatgattttgatttgatggATTCTGGAGACCATCATAATTTTTTTAGAGCAGAAGAAGATTTGGATGATTCCAAGACGGTGATTCCAAGACGCAGAAGAGACAAAACGTTCTCCTATGATGGCGGCATGGACAATCCCCAAGGATTTCAGGAAAAGTACAGAAAATCAAAAATAAGTGGATGGGTACCTGAAGCAGTCCTTTCACCTGTAGAAGAACCCAGCGACGAATACGTAGACCCGATGGATGAGCTACAGTGTCTCGTTGAAACGGTTTCCGAATATCTTGCggagaaagaagaggaaatTAGTAAATATGGTTCCCTCCCTAAATCAAGTAAATCGAGGCTCTCATCTCAAGGAAGTAGCAAAACGGATTCTGTTGGAGATGAACACAACACTTTAAAGGAACCTAAAGCTGAAAGTCAGTCACAAACTCCCTCTGGAATTTCAGGTGTAAAAAATGCCATGAGCTCTTTATTTAGTAATCTCACGGACAGAGTCGGTAACAAACCGTCTGTGGTCGATACAAAACCGCCAAACATACCACCGCCTCAGTCTGGCATCACAAAACTGCTCTCCTTCATTCCAAAATCAAACAGCTCCACTCCTGTAGCTGTTGTCTCTCCTGTGGAAACTTCAGAAAATGTCTTTACTTTGCCTTCACAACCACCCTGCAAGGCCAAGAACCAAAATGAAACGGACAGACAAGCTTGTGATATCAACGAGCACAAACAGGACTTgggaacaaaatctcaagCTCCAGGAAATTCAGTTTTGGAAAAATTAAATCCTTTAAAGCTGTTTTCATCTAGAGATGATCACAAGGAACAACCAAAGTCAAGCCATGATGATCATGCTACTGCTTATCAAGAGAAACTACTTACGGAAAGCAAACTGAGCAAAACTTTTGCTGGTTCTGCAAAGCCTCATGTTGAAACCCAAtcagaaaacacaaatttcTTTAGTCTGAGGAAGTCAATTAGTTCACTCATCACACCTTTTCCCTCCATGCCAGCTCAGGAAACGTCACCTGTGGCAGTCTATCCAATATTTCGATCTTCAGAGGATCCAGTGTTTCAGAAGCAGTCTAATGAGCCATTAGCAAATCCTAATCTTAAACCGCCTTCAAAGTCCTCTGAAAATATCTCGACTCAGGAACAACCAAAACCAGAAAGGGGGGTGCTTTCTGGATTTTTGAAGTTTGCATCCAGTGAGGATGTTCGCTCCCCTGGAAACACGAAAAATCCAGAACAGTCACGGCGAGAATCGTTTTCTGCCACAGAACAGAAACCCACAGAAAGGGGGTGGTTCTCTAGCATTTTTAGCTCAGCTTCTCCTCCCCCTGGCTCAAACCagaataatacaaataatccTCCATGTCAAAGCCGTGACGTGTCACCCGGCTCACATCCAGAACATGCatcagatttaaaaacaacacaaacgcATGATCGGATTCAACAGCAAGCTCCAAGTCAAAGTTTTTTATCAGGACTATTTCGTGGGAGCTCCCCGGAAGATAGTAGTCCACAGAAGCAAGGAGGAATTCTTGATTCAAGTGGTAACCAACATCGGCAAAATATGAGCTACCATTCAGTTCAGCAGGAAAGCAGTGTTCATCGTAATTTGACTCATCCCGACATGCAAAATCCGAATCAAGGAGCAGAACTCAGAAATCAAACCGCAAGACAAAACGAATCAAAGATTCCACGACAACAAACCGTTCCAGTTAAGCAACCGCCATCCAAACAAGGTGGCCTCTTATCAGGTCTTTTTAAATTTGCTTCTGCTGACagcataaacacacaaaatccaCCATCAACCCAATCTCATGGAATTGGCCAAAGGACAGAACAAGCCCAAGTGAGGAACATTCAAAAATCCGAACAAAATCAACCACGTGACCactcaaaagaaaataatcaatCAGGTGGTTCTTTTGGAACAGATAAATCCGCTGCACAAAAACAGCCTCACCAACAATCCAAACTTCAGAATAGGCAGCAATCGATTCATGTGGAAGGTAGCCAACAAACCAAAGAGCCTTCAAATCAATCTGCAGTGTTCTCAGATTTGTTTAACAAGTTAACAAAATCATCTAAGGACCATGACATAACCAGCCATTCATCACTAGACCAACTGTCATCTCAAGATGGTCATAAACACGCAGTCCAAAATACGACATTGCAGACTCAGGCACAATTTTCTCCGAAATCTTTACAAAAAACTGCCCAACAAAGTTTTACTagacttgaaaataaaaacgtttCGACGGACTCTACTGCCTATCAACAGCATAAAATATCAAACCAGAGTTCTGAGGAACTTCTTCCCTCATCTAGATTGACAACTAGTGCTGGGAAAAGTGTCAGTCAGGTTCGTGGTCCAAATAGTTTCATTCCAAGACCAAGCAGACACGATTTCAAACGTGCACCCGTCGCAATTGATTCTGACAGTCTCGACTTAAGAACGTCTGCTACCTTTGCAAGATCACATCAGAGTCACGCCACGTATTCGTCATTTAGTACCGGTAATTTACCTCAGTTATATTCCTCTCGCTCTTATACAAACTGCTCAGTAAAGACCATCGGACCATATATATGTGGGAGCATGCCCTCATTGTATGAACCAACAAGCCAAAATATTTATAACGGTCAACTTTCTTCGTATCAGATAAGTCCCTCCTATGATGAAAACCAGTGGATCCATGGTAGCACAATATGGCAGCAGTTCCAGAATGAATCTTTAAATTCTCAATTCCAAGGAGAGGACTCGGGTTATTCTCATAGCTATGAAAATTTGTCATTGCAAGCTCTTGGGTACAGTTCTCCAAAAATCAACCACCAACTTTCTTCCTCTACCACCTGGCAAGGTGCAATTTGCCATAATGAGCCACATTTGTCGACTGGAAATGATGGTTCTTACCCTCAGAAATTTTGGACTAGTCACGAAGAGTTAGCAAACCTACAGCATTCATCTAGTGAACAAGGAATCTTGAACTTAACAACCAAACCAAATACGGGAAAATGGAATTTGTGTCATGACGGCAGCACTTACAGCTTGAACGGAATTACATACCATGAAGGCTACTACGAGGAAACGGCACCGAGCTTGTCTTATTCACCAAATTGGCAGCATGGGATAGATAACACGATTCAGCAAACGCAATATAATTTCACTCAGTTAAAAGATTCAAATCACTCAAATGTGAATCAAGAAATTGACGATTCTATGTACCTAGAAGATGTAGAATGGTACCAGCAGTGGCTTACACTGTTGGAGCAAGGAATGTGGTGGCCAGCTGAAGATGGTGACTGTGGTTACTTTGTTTATACGGATCACGAGTATATTTACGCCTTACTCACAGATTCAGCGGGCGAATATGTATACGCATGTTCGCCCGAAGATAATTCTTCCGGAAATCCGTGCGATAGTTTTCCCAGTGCTCTGCTTTTCAATGAAACGGTTTTAGTGTGTGGCTTCAAAATTCCACTATACAATGAAGATGAGCTTCTGTGGTTGCCCGGTCAAGATGTGAATGAATCTCAACTCCTCAACGCCCCTTTAGATTTGTCTGCGGCTTATAGAAAAGGAAATCAAATCATGAATCTAAATCTAGAACAGTTTGCTCAAATGTTTGAGAATTCCTTTTTGTTACCAGACCAACAAGGTGTAGATTTCAGATCTTACACCTTGAACAAAGTTCGTATGGATCCAAGGCAACCCAACTGCATGCCAGAAGATGTCATTGACCTTTCCTGTCATAATAACGACTATCAGGGTCCTCGGTGGAATAGCCAAGAAACTCGAACATTTCTTGCTCAAAAAGTTGCCGTTTCCTTGAATTCCACTGCAACTGTGAGTAATAATCAGCAGATCCTTTACAACTGTTACCAGCCTAGTCAACGACGTCGTTCATCCACTGGTGTTACCGTAAAACATGTTGATGATGTATCAGAAGAAGACTGGAAGAAGAGAGTCGCTCCGGGAGAACCACAACCGAATCGTCAGGTCAAAAAGATTTCTTCCCTCATTTCATCGGTTGTGGGCAAAAGTACAACAGTTGAATCAATAAAATCTAGCTTATCTTCCTGTAATCAAAGAGAACCTGACAATACAACTGATaaaaattctaaaaatgtgttttcttctGGCTTACAAAGTTTGAAGGCAAAGATAATCAAAGAAGAAAGTACACCTGAGAGTTCAGCAAAAAAACCACAGGGAAGAATTCTACCCCAAATTCCAGTGACCCCTCCAGCAAAGCAATCTCATATCAATTCACAGAAATCTCGACTACCCCGACAAATCACAACAGAGATAAGCACAATTCCATCGAGATCAAACGAATCTCAAATTCAAGACCGGCTGCCTCAACTTGCAACTGAAAAGCCGGTGGATATAGCAGCTGGAAAAACCTCTGAGCAACCAGGATTCATGAACTTCCTCAAATCTGCAGTTGGAATAGAGGAACCCAAGCAAGAGCCGAAGAAGGTTTCACAGACATCCGTCAATCAGCAAATCAATACTGGTTCAATAGAAGCAAGTGCTGGTCCAAACAAAGAGTCTACAGGAGgatcaaatatatttggatCAATTAGCAGTTTATTTAACAGCGAGCCCTCTCCGCCACAACAAAAGGACATGCCCATGCCAACCACAGCTAGACCCAAGAGTAGtatacaaagacaacaaacacTGAACCAAAGTGGTACAACTGTGCCAGAAAAAGATCTCCCCTCCTcaaaatccgaaacatttcaaTCGAAAGTTTCATCACTTCCTGGTCAGACGAAACAAGAAACCAAACCAAAACCCTCTGGAAGCCTGTTTGGCTTTTCAATTGGCGAAATGctaacagcagcaacacaatCTGAACCTACAACTCAAACCACCAAGTCATCTGCACCTCCACAAGAATCCTCATTTGgaaaaagtttattttctgtGCTAAGTGGGTCAACTTCAGCACAATCTACACCTAGCACTGGGCCGTCTCAAGGAAATATACCTAACACCACTCCACATCATCCGCAAGTCGAATCACCTGGTAAAGGTTTACTGACAATGTTTGGAGGCTCTCACTCCACACCTCCTCCTTCTCAAACAGAGACCAAGGATGAGGTGCCGCAACAGGGAACTTGTCCTCCAAAAGACCAGCAGACCCCAGGgattttttcattgtttggtAGTTCTAACACCCAGCAGTCTCAATCTCAAACAGGATCTCTCTTAGGGGGACTTATTTCTGGATCAAGTTCCGCTGAAAACCCAGTGAAGGGTCTGTTTTCAATATTTAGCGATCCCAGTCCCACTCCAACCCAACCCCCAATGACCTCATCGCCACACCAAAAAGTAGTCCAACCGCAAGCTCAACAACAACGAGAAGCTCCGacaccaaaacagcagccccAAGCCACATCAGTTCTAGGGGGTATCTTAGGGGGATTGTCTACCTCAAGTGAAGGTCCCAGAAAATCATTATTCTCCATGTTCAGTACCCCCAATGCCTCTAAAACACCAGGACCAGTAGGAAATACTGCTGCACCAACCAAAGAACCCTGTAAAACTGCACCCTCTATTTCAGACATTAGCAAACTTACACAGTCAACTCCTAAATTGTCACCCAGCAATAGTTCTTCTATTAAAGAACCTCCACAGTCTTCCCAAGGTCCATCTGTGTCCAAAACCATGGTTCAAGAACCTATGAGTGAGGTTTCAAGTGAAAATGCAGGAAGCAATGAAAAAAGTAACTCAAGAGAACCCCAGTCTATTACGAAGGATCCTGTAAGTTCAGAACCAAATTTTGAATGTGTCCCCAAAACAAGTATCGCTAATAGTACCCCTGAAGCTGTTGCACCCCTTGAGGAAAAAACAGCGACGGACCTGATGTCTAAGGCCAAGGGACTTGATCAGACATCTTCAAAAACAGAATTCATTTCAGACAGTCCAGTAAAAGGCTTactttcattattttctggACCTAGTGAAAGCCAAAAAGTTTCATCTCCTACAGCAACAGCATCTGGATCACCGAGGCCCAACGATGCAGAAGCTAAAAGTATATTCTCTGTGTTTGGAAACTCGTCCCCTCAACCTGGATCTCAGTCTGGAGGTTCTTTATTGGGGGCTATGTTTGGAGGCTCTTCACCCCAAACTTCACAACCTGGAGGATCATTACTAGGCGGATTATTTGGAGGGCAGAGTCAGCAGTCTAATCTGCAGACTCCAAAAAATAGCGGTTCTGTTCCTCAGACAGCAGGACCTCAAGCAGGAGAATCCTTCATTGGAGGCTTATTTGGTGGATCTGCTAACCGGACCCCTGGATCTCAGACTGGAGGGTCTATTTTAGCAGGCATATTCGGAGCTCCAGCAACGTCAACCACAGCAACACAGGCCAGTGGGGCATTGAGTGGACTATTTGGTGGTGCTGCCACACAAACTTCAGTCCCTCAAAATAATAGCTCTGCTTTGGGAGGTATTCTGGGAAGATCAGCTACAGTCCAGAAGGCCGAAGCTTCAATTCCTGCTGAATGTCCTGGTGCAAGTTTGCTTCCAGCATCCAAAGATTCAGTTTTATCTGAATCGTCCACACCAACGGCTAAACCAAATTTAAATGATGACCAGAAAACCACCACTCTCTCTGAACCTATACAAAAAACATGTGATGACCATACCGCCGCTCCATCTTTAGATGTTCAAGAATCGTCCACAATTACCGTTGTCCCTCAAAGCACAGAACAGAACACAGACACATTGCAGAAGGCCGCTTCTACAGGTCCAGTCGAAAGCCCACTTCAAAAACCTGGTGACCTTGATAAAACCGACAAACCAACCAAAGAAGATCATGACTCCGAATATGAAACTTGTATTCCAGTGCAAGAACCCACGGAAGCAACGATTGTAAGTGATCAATCTACTCTGCAAAAAACACCTCCGAAAAACGAAGGGGAGACAACCACACCTGTGGTTGAGATGCCTCAAAAGACACCAACAGTGGACAAAACTGTTGGTAGCTCATCAACAGATACAGGAACAGATACAGTCACAGGCTTATTGTCCTCCCTTTTTAAACCAATAGTGTCTTCAGATGCAGGTCCTCAGTCTCAAGAGAGGAGTTCACTTTTTGGACTGGGAGGATCAGCACCTCAAGCCACTGCTAGCCAACCTGGAGCTTCTCTACTTGGGAGTATTTTTGGAGGTTCCAACACTCCGACAGCACCTCCTAACTCAGGTGGAAGTTTATTAGGAAATTTAACCAAGGGTTCTGCTCCCCAATCTAATACCGCACCCTCTCCAGGAGGATCAATCTTTGGAATGTTCGGAGGACAATCCAATGCAAAGCCAAATGTCCCAAAAACTGGTGGGCAGTTACTAGGTGGGCTTTTTGGAGGGACTGCTGCCGCTGCACAGTCTGGCGGCTCTTTCCTCGGAGGAATGTTTGGAGGTCTCGCGGCCCAGACTGCAGGATCACAAACTGGAACACCAGGAGGAGGGGCTGCACCTCGGAGTATGGGGCAACCAACAAAGCCATCTGAATCAATGCCAACTGAGCAGAAGCCAAAAACTACGACTACCTCACAACCACATGACAATTTGGCACCAAATACTACCGtgacaaattcaaataaaatggtgGACTCCAACCAAGAAAGTTGCACTCAGGAGAATTCAAGCATCATGCCAAAAAATATTGTAGCGTCAGCTGAGGCTGCTTGTGAAGACGCAACATCTTccacaaataaatgtgaacAGGTCGGTCAAAccgacaacacaaaaaaagaaacgtcaACTGTTGAGGAAAACATCATCCGCACCGAGGAACCGTCTAGGCATGAAGAGGACAAATCTATTCCAAAAAATAATTCCAATACAGCCCAACCTGTTGCCAATTTGCAAAAAGATGCAGAACCACCTCAAAGCAAGcctttgtttggttttatatCAACACAGAGCGACGCAGGAAAATCACTCGGTTCTTTATTTTCCCCACAAACGTCATCTCCTGCTTCAGCAGAAACGGGAAGTTCTCTTTTTTCAGGATTAAAAACACTATCTGGAGGCTTATTTCAAGAGGACAAAACTGTTACTCCTTCATTATTTCGGACAAAGATTGGATTTCCCTGGCAAGCGGAGCAAGCCGCTGCTCCGGTAATAACATCTCAACCAAAGAACAATAGCAAGCCTACAAGTGGcgaaacacaaaatgtttccACATCCGACCCCTCAAAAGCTGAATCGGTAGGTTCCACAGATGAGGTAGCCCACCCCCAGGTACGCATTTCCACCCCTGACCTAGATTCCTCCACATCCTTGACCTCCAAAGATACCAAAATGCTTGTAGAAACAAACCCTTCTGCAGGTCCTACCGCCGACGAGCCGTTGGACGACTCATCTAAGAGGATTCTGTTGAATACCAAAAGGCTAGTAAAAGCATTATAA